A window of the Brassica oleracea var. oleracea cultivar TO1000 chromosome C1, BOL, whole genome shotgun sequence genome harbors these coding sequences:
- the LOC106300415 gene encoding LOW QUALITY PROTEIN: cytochrome P450 71A18 (The sequence of the model RefSeq protein was modified relative to this genomic sequence to represent the inferred CDS: inserted 2 bases in 1 codon; substituted 1 base at 1 genomic stop codon) → MELMILISLSLTTLLAFLFLKSLFKRTTTISELNPPPSPWRLPVIGNLHQLSLHPHRAFHRLSLRYGPLMLLYFGRVPVLVVSSADVAHDVMKTHDLKFANRPKPKALDIIMNGGRDVAFSSXGEYWRHMKSLCTVHLLGKQMVKSFENVRKEEINAVMXRSLRKLVLLLYR, encoded by the exons ATGGAATTGATGATATTAATCTCTTTGTCCTTGACAACTCTCTTAGCATTTCTCTTCCTAAAGTCACTATTCAAACGAACCACCACTATTTCCGAACTTAACCCACCACCGTCTCCATGGCGGCTTCCAGTGATAGGAAACCTTCACCAGCTCAGTCTCCATCCTCACCGCGCTTTCCATAGACTCAGCCTCCGCTACGGGCCGCTCATGCTCCTTTACTTTGGCCGTGTCCCTGTTCTGGTGGTCTCATCAGCCGACGTCGCTCATGACGTCATGAAAACGCACGACCTTAAGTTTGCCAACCGCCCCAAACCAAAGGCGCTGGATATAATTATGAACGGCGGACGAGATGTGGCATTTTCCTCTTAAGGTGAGTATTGGAGACATATGAAG AGTTTATGCACTGTGCATCTCCTCGGCAAGCAAATGGTGAAGTCCTTTGAGAATGTAAGAAAAGAAGAGATAAACGCAGTGAT CAGAAGCTTGAGAAAGCTAGTTCTTCTTCTTTATCGGTAA
- the LOC106310282 gene encoding plasma membrane-associated cation-binding protein 1, translated as MGYWNSKVVPRFKKIFEKNSAKKAAAAEACKTFDESKETINKEIEEKKTELQPKVVETYEATSAEVKALVRDPKEAGLKKNSAAVLKYLEALVGIEFPGSTAVKEAASSFGAGYVAGPVTFIFEKVCVFLPEEVKTREVPVEEVKAEEPAKTEEPVKTEETSGEKEKEIVEETKKEETVATAVVEEKKPEVEKEEEKKPVVEEVKKEEAAPAPAVVETPVTAPETTTPAPVAEPPKP; from the exons ATGGGTTACTGGAATTCGAAGGTCGTTCCAAGGTTCAAGAAGATATTCGAGAAGAATAGTGCAAAGAAGGCTGCTGCTGCTGAAGCTTGCAAGACCTTTGATGAGTCTAAG GAAACAATCAACAAGGAAATTGAGGAGAAAAAGACAGAACTCCAACCAAAGGTCGTGGAGACCTATGAGGCCACGTCTGCTGAAGTCAAG GCTTTGGTGAGAGACCCTAAGGAGGCTGGTTTGAAGAAAAACTCAGCGGCTGTGCTGAAGTATCTCGAGGCTCTTGTCGGCATAG AATTCCCCGGATCAACGGCTGTGAAAGAAGCTGCCTCTAGCTTCGGAGCTGGCTATGTCGCCGGACCAGTCACGTTCATATTCGAGAAGGTATGTGTGTTCCTTCCAGAGGAGGTTAAGACACGGGAAGTACCTGTGGAGGAAGTGAAGGCCGAAGAACCGGCCAAAACTGAAGAACCGGTCAAAACCGAAGAAACAAGTGGCGAGAAGGAGAAGGAGATTGTTGAAGAGACTAAGAAAGAAGAGACCGTTGCAACCGCGGTCGTTGAGGAGAAGAAACCTGAAGTAGAAAAGGAGGAGGAGAAGAAGCCTGTGGTCGAAGAAGTGAAAAAGGAAGAAGCTGCTCCAGCTCCAGCGGTGGTTGAAACTCCGGTTACGGCACCAGAAACAACGACACCAGCGCCAGTGGCTGAGCCACCAAAGCCTTGA